CCCACCAATAGCCGTATGTGGGGTGGCAACGCTCGAGCTGGGCAGTGACGGTACGGTGGCCCTCGATGCTGCCGCTGTTGACAATGGTTCCAGCGATACCTGTGGAAACGTAACGTTGACTGTATCCCCAAATAGTTTCACGGCTACCGAACTGGGCACAAATACGGTGACCCTAACGGTGACCGACAACAGTGGCAACGAAGAAGACTGCACCGCCACGGTGACCGTGGAGGACAACTTAGCTCCCACGGCCTTTTGCCAGGATACCACCGTGGAACTGGACACGGAAGGGAGTGCAACGATTGCCGTGGCCGATGTGGACAACGGTTCGTCCGATAACAGCGGCACCACTGTGTCGCTTTCCCTGGACAGGACCAGCTTCAATTGTTCCAATGTGGGGGAAAACACCGTAACCCTTACAGTAACCGACGATAGTGGAAATACGGCCAGTTGCAACGCCGCGGTAACGGTAACCTCACCCTTACGGGCCATTGTTACCAATAACGGACCAATTTGCCAGGACTCCCCCTTACAATTGAACGAAACAAGTGGACTGGGGACCTCATGGTCATGGACCAGTAATGGCAATGCCGTATTCAACGATCCTGACATACAAAATCCGGAAGTGACCGGTGTTTCAGATGGGGAGGAGTTTACTGTTACCATAACCCAGGCAAATGGCTGTACCGCTGCGGGTACTACCGTAGCCTTTGTTTTGGAGCCCCCAGTCCTGGAGGTAGCTGAGGAACAGGGTTTCTGCGCCTCCGAAAACCCTACGGTATCGGATTTGGAAATCCCCGGTAGTGGCACCGTGCGCTGGTATCCGGACGCGAGCAGTAGCATGGAACTGGTAAGTGAAACCTCCCTGGTGGAGGGTGGCATTTATTACGGATCATTGGAGGATGCCAACGGATGTATTTCCAATCAAAGGGTTCCCGTAAAAGTTACCGTGGCAAATTGCGGTAGGCTGGAAGATTTGAACAGACGTGGGTTTTCACCGGATGGCGATGGAATCAATGATACTTTTTCCGTTTCCTGGCTTAGGAGTGAATATCCCAAATATACCATGACGATTTATGACCGAAATGGCTCCCTGGTATACTGGGGTGATGTGAGCACACCGGATTGGGATGGCAGCGCCACCCGAAGCATTACCCTGGGGGACGGCAAACTACCCAACGGGGTGTACTACTATACGATAGATTTTGGGGATGGGACTACACCATCGTTTCAAGGAATCATCTATCTGAACCGATAAAAAAAGAGCAAGAACAAAACATATCCAAAAAATAAACATGAAAGCAAAAATTAACAGATCACTATTGGTACTGGCGTTTATAGGCCTTTTTACACACCATTCAAGGGGGCAACAGGACCCGCAGTACACACAGTACCTCTATAACCACAATATTGTGAACCCTGCCTACATCCTTAGTGAGGGCGGGCGCCTCAATGCCGGGCTGCTCTACAGGGCCCAATGGGTGGGGGTGGAGGGTTCCCCCCGTATCATCAATGCCTTTGGGCAGTTCCGTTTGAACGAGAGGATGCAGTTGGGGCTCTCCCTGGTCCGGGACGACATCGGTTCGGGAGCATTGTTGGAGGACAACCTCTATGCGGACTATGCCTACATCCTGCCAATGGGTGGGGAAAGTTCCCTTTCCCTGGGCCTAAAGGCCGGCTTCACCTTCTTTAATTCGGATTTTACCGGTATCAGTTTCGATGAGAATACAATAGACCCCACTTTTTTGGACCCAACCAGTGAGGTGTTCCCGAACATTGGGGCCGGGATGTATTATACGAACAAGAACTTTTATGTGGGGTTTTCGGCATTAAACCTTTTGAATGCCAGGCATTTGGATCAATCCGAAGGTGTAGTCAACCGGGGCCGGGAGGAAGTACATTATTACCTGACCTCGGGCTATACATTTGACATGTTGCCATCAGTTTTTTCCCTGAGACCCTCGGTACTGGCCAGGGGTGTCCGTGGGGCACCCATGATTTTGGACCTGAACCTCAACGTTGTACTGTACGATCGTTTTGAGGTCGGTATGGGATACCGAACGAGTGAATCGTTCCTTTCGATGATCAATTTTAGGTTGAGTCCAAGGCTGCGGGTGGGGTATGCCCATGACCATACGGTGAACAATCTTGGAGGATTCGGATCCAGCTCGCACGAGGTGTTCCTGTTGTTCAATATTGATTTTAAAGGCAGTGCCGATTCAGAACCCCCATTGGATGCGATAGATGAGCGACCTTAGACCCGTTGCGGTAATCCTTATTGTCTTAACGATACTCTTCCGTTAGATAAATAACAGTCCATTTGGCATTTGAATCAGGTGTATTGTTATGGGAGAAAGTAAAACCTAAAGGCCTTGGAATTGGGACCGGGGATTGCTCGTGTAATGCCATTTTTTTAGTGACTTTTTTAAGTCTTGTTAAAAAAATAGCCCAGACCACTTAGGCTGCCTTCGCAGTTATGCTCCACTTATTCCAATATAGGTACACTTATGCATTTGCTTTTCAAGCAGGGGATATCTCAGTATAATTTTAACATTACCTAAAGACTATTGAACCAATGTTTATGCCGCCATTTCATAGTCTAAGATGCAGTGTTGGGATGGGGCTGAATGATGTAAAATCAAAAAACCAAATTAAACTATGAGAAAACTATACCTCTTCATTCTTTTGGCAATGAGCACGCTGTATCTTAAAGCGAATGAACCAAGTCCTTCATTAGACCTTACCAGCGGTGATGTGCTAAAATGTTTGATACAAGCTGCGGAAAGTCAGGGTTGGAGTTTGATCAAGGCATTCCATAACTCCGAAGGGAAACTGGTGGTCATATTTTTAAAAGACGGAAAGACAAGGGAATATGTAAGCAATACCTAGTGGTTTCCGGGTGCTCGGGTTCACCCTGATGGTGATATTATTCCATCAATGAATTGGATTGTTTACTTAACCCATCCTATTTTTTATATTCAAGTTGTTCTTCGTTGTTTGGATAGAGGTGCTTCAATGCCACATACCTTTCGTGATGTTCTGAAAGGCTTTCCTATTGTTGATAATCTGAACGGTTATCACCGGGATAGGGTGCAATCCCACAGAATCTTTCAATGATACATACCTTTAAACCTCACGAGCTCAAGATGCTCTTTCCGTATATATATTCTCAGTATGTTGATTATCAAATGTTTAAAATCTTGACCAATGGTCTTTTTTCAAGTTCCCCAAGGCGAATCCGTTATATTTGATTATTCCAATCTTGCCCGAATTATAAAGAGAATATGTTGCTTTTTGCTGTTACTCACATTATCGCTGTCCGCGCAAGAAGGGGATTTGACCGACACTGTGGATTCACTGAAACAGAAGATACATGAATCAAAAGGAGGTGAACGTCTCATGTGGATGGACAGTCTTACCAGATTGATTGGAGACAGGAAGGATTTCAAATACGACTCCATCGCCAGGAGTACGATTGATTACGCCTTGGAGCTTGATTCCACACGATTGGCCTTGGAACATGCCAACTTACTGGTTATATATAATTGGCAGGAATTGCGAAAACCGGAGCAGGCCTTAGATCTTTTCAACCACCTGAAGGAAAGGGTCCCGGATGATCGGCATTTTTTGGAGTGGAGCAAATTGTACAGGGAGGGTGGTCGCAACTATACCATGCTCAACCGGCTTGATGAAGCTCTGGATAGTTATGAACGGGCTTACTCATATGCCCTTCAGGCCGATAATCGGACCCAAATGGGCATTGTTAAAAATTCGATAGGGCAAGTGCTTTCGGTTATGGGTGATTTCCAGGGGGCAGCTACGGCACTACAGGAATCCTATCAAATTTTATCAGTGAGCGACCTTGAAATAGCTTGGCGACCAAAAGGGAGTCTTGCCATATTATACTCTCAGAACGGACTACAGGAAGAGGCCAAAAAAATGCGTCTGGAAATCATTGAGGAGGCAAGGGGATATAAAAGTATAAAGAATAAAAACGAAGTACTCAATGGTCAGTTTTTTAACCAGGCCTTTGACGAAATGTTGAATGGAAGCCAAAGTGAACGGATCAGATATCTTGATTCCACTAGGGTGTACGCCTTCAAAACGGAGTATAAATTTCACAAACTGCAGGTGTTGGTGGGTCAGCTGAGTGCCTATGCCGAAAATGGGATGCTGGAAAAAGCGGAGGAGGCAAAGAAGGAGCTGGAGGAGCGGAAAAAGAACGGGGGATTCTTTGAAGTGGATGAATATCACCTGGCCATGGCACATTATGAATTTGCAAAGGGCAATTACAAAAGTGCGGCAATCTTGGGGGAACAGGAATATGACAAGGTCAAGAATTCCCCGTACTACGAAGGAATCTACATGGCCCATGGTTTCTTGTCCAAGGTGTACGACCGTCTTGGCGATATGGAAAGGGCGTATACGCATTTTAAGGATTACCACAGAATAAAGGACTCCATAGAAACTGTTCAAAAGGCAAACGGTTTTTCCTTTTATCAGGCACTTTACGAGGCAGAGAAAAAGGATTCCGAGATTGATTCCCAGAAATCGGAGATTGCGCTTTTGAACGCTAGGAACAACGCCAAGAACATGTGGATCATTTTTGGTGGCCTGGGGGCGCTGGCGGTATTTTCAATTGTATATTTGTGGAGAATACAGTATTTTATTAGAAGAAAGCAGCAGATTCAGGCTCAATTTTCCAGGAACCTTATCAAGGGCCAGGAAGGGGAGCGGACCCGTGTGGCTCGGGAACTGCACGATGGTGTGGGTCAAAAGTTGATGTTGTTGGCGAAAAGGACAAAATTAAGTGGTGATTCGGAGACGACCGCCCTTGCCTTGGACATCTTGGAGGAACTGCGGAGTGTTTCCCGCCATTTACATCCCGCCACTCTGGAGAAGTTGGGTTTTTCCGGAGCGGTCAGGGCAATAATCGACGATGTGGACGCGAACACGGAAATCTTTTTTACCCACCATATCGATGATGTTGACGATCTGTTAAGCGACGAGGGTTCCCTTCATCTCTATCGGATGATGCAGGAAATACTCAACAATATAGTGAGGCATTCCGGGGCCAAGGCCGCATCGGTGAACGTTGAAAGAAAAGTGGGCACCATAGAAATGGTGGTAAAGGACAATGGGAAAGGGTTCAGCTTCAAGGAGAAACTCCGTGACCGGTCCAGTCTGGGAATGCGAACACTTTTGGAACGGGCCAAGATTGCCGGAGCAAAGTTCCATGTGGAGAGTGGGACCTCATTGGGTACGACAATTTCACTGGTAATGCCCACATAAAGAATTAGGTATGAAAGATGTTTCCATAATAATAGCCGATGACCATCCTTTGCTGTTAAAGGGGCTTTATGAAGAACTGATCGCCAATGATTACAATGTGGTTGGACAAGCCTCTGACGGCATGAACGCCTTGAAACTTATTTTGCAGTACAGGCCAACATTGGCATTGATAGATATTGATATGCCTTTTTTATCGGGTTTTGAAGTTGTAAAAATGGCCAAGGAGAAAGGGATTCCCACGAATTTCATTGTCCTGTCCTTTCATAAGGAGGTGAGTTACCTGTGTCAGGCCAAAGCACTTCAAATAAATGGGTATCTGCTCAAAGAAGATTCTTTTTTCGAAATTGAACGTTGTATCCATGCGGTGGCCAAAAACCAAACCTATTTCAGCCCTTCATTGGATTCACTCACACTGCACAGCGCCAATGATGAATTGAAAAAATTGACCCTACTAACGTCTTCTGAAGTTACCATTTTAAAGCTTGTTGCAAAACAGGCATCAAATATCAACATTGCCGACCATCTTTGTGTTTCTGTACGAACGGTGGAAAAGCACAGAAGCAATATTATTGCAAAGTTGGCATTGGAGAACAGTACCAATACCTTGACCCATTGGGCCATAACCAACCAGAAAGTTATACAGGAGCTCTAAAGCTTTCTTTTTTCCTACAAAACAGGTCTTCTTTTTCATTCTATACGTACTAGCACGTATTTTTTACGTGCTTTTTCTTATTTCCCGAATAAGTGGTTCGAGAATAACTTGCAGTTCAATAAAACACTATAATTCTAAAGCATTCTAAATGTAAGGAATTACATAAGTGGGCTTGATGTAATTATGTTAGGGAGGTAACTGTAATAAACGAAAAAAAAGACACATTCTTGAATCACAACTACAAATATCACATATTATCAAATTTCGCCACTTGTTACCGGTGTTTTGTTGGTAGGGCCCCGTGGGCCGAGTTTAATTCATTAACCCAAATTCTGGCAGCATATGTATTGGGAAGAGTCCATTTTTTTAAAAGAAGTAAGGGACCGTCCAAGAAGCAGCCTAAAACTATTATGCGTACCTATATAGATTGTACCGATTTTGGGCAACTTCAAAAAATGTTGGTCGACCTTAAGAAGTCCTATGGTGAGGCCAGGGCATTGCAGGACGGATTGTCCAAGAATATCATTAAAGAATACTTTGCAGGAAACATAGTGATTCTGGAAAAACAGCTGTTGACCTCCATGGAAATCATTAACGCCTTGGATGAAGGGTGTTTGAAGCGAATGGACGAAGAGGTAAAAATCCGCTATCGGACAACTACTCCATTGAAACGCTTGGAATTGGATGCACAGGGATTACTCGATTATGTGGAGGAAGGTAACTCAATTTCCAAATCCCTGCCTTTAAGGGGCCTTCTCCCAAAAAGAATAAAACAAAGACTTTACATTACCCGTAAAGTAAAGGTCAATGGCAATCCTTGCACAACTAAGGAAAATCTGGTCCTGGTTATTCAGGACCTACGATTAAAACAGGGATTTAGGAAATTGTCGCAGTTATGGGACTTAGAAATGATTTTGACAGGTACATACCACTTTCAATACAATTTCTTTAAAAAGTCCATCCTCACGGCCATTGATCTAATTACGGAAATCGAAAACGCGGAAAATATCCGTAAGGAAATCCAAAAAATATCAAATCTGCGATTGAAGCCATTCGAGGAAAAATGTACGGTTTCAAAAAGAGAAAGAAAAATAGGTGTATCAGATGAGGTCGACGATGTGGTTGAATACAGCTTTGATGCCATTGCATGTCACTTTAATGAGCATGCAGGAAACATAAAAAAGGAATGACATTCCTATGTCATGGGTGGCGATTGCAATGAAAATAGCGCATCGCTTGCCCAATAGGTGTCATTGGATCCTGGTTTTGAATATTCCTTTTGCCAATAAAGGGAGTAGGGGTTTTCAGGATACGGATTAAAAGTCGAAGAAAAGGAATTGATTGTGTTGGAAACGACCAGTTCCCATCGGATTTTCAAATGAATCCCACTTCATAATGGGACTCACAGTGGCGGAGCCGTGAAATAAACCCATTATGTATTAAATACCAAAAAGAACTGGCAAGGGACCATGCCTTGGTACTCATGAAAAAAACCTCAAAAATATATGTGGCCGGACATTGTGGATTCGTTGGTTCGGCAATTTTGAAAAGTTTAAGGGGCAAAGGTTATGAAAACCTGATTACCCGGGAACATAAGAGATTAAACCTGGTTGATTCCGTTGCCACGGCGTCCTTTTTTAAACGGGAAAGACCTGAATACGTATTTCTTGCCGCGGCTAAGGTTGGAGGGATTCTTGCCAGTAATTACCACCGTGCGAATTTCATTTACGAAAATTTAATGATTCAGAACAATGTAATCCACCAGAGCTATATCCACAGTGTGAAAAAACTGCTTTTTTTGGGAAGTACCTGTATTTATCCAAAAAAAACATACCAACCCATAAAAGAGGAATACTTGCTGACCGGTAATCTTGAGTATACCCATGAACCCTATGCTATCGCTAAAATTGCGGGCATAAAAATGTGCGAAAGCTATAACATACAATATGGTACAAATTTCATCTCGGCCATGCCAACCAATCTTTATGGTCCCAAAGATAATTTTGACCTGGAAACCTGCCAGATATTGCCTGCCTTTCTTCGAAAAATACACTTGGGGAAGTTGTTGGAAAATTGTGATTGGGACAGTATAAGGGCAGATTTAAATAGGCGCCCTATTGAAGGAATAAATGGAAAGGCCAATGAAAAGGAAATTATTGGTATGATGGAAAAGTTTGGTATTAGGATGGACAGCAACAAAAGTGTAAAGGTAGAAATAGGGGGAAACGGCAAACCTCTTAGGGAGTTCCTTTGGAATGGTGATATGGCGGATGCCTGTGTTTTTTTGATGGAGCACGAAAGTTTCAAGGGGTCTTTTAACATTACCTCTAGTGGTGGTAAGCAAATGTTGCCCCAATCTACTTCAGACCATGATTCGGGAGAAATCCGCAATACGCACATCAATATTGGGACCGGAAAGGAGATTTCCATTGCAAAACTTGCAAAAACAATTACGCAGGTACTTGATTTTAAAGGCAGTTTGGTCTTTAACACCTCCGGATTGGATGGTGCCTCCCGCAAAATTACGGACGTTACCAAATTGAACAGTCTTGGTTGGAAACACAAGGTGGAATTAAACAAAGGAATAGAACAATTGTATCAATGGTATAAAGCTACCATTGAAGGGACATCATGACATTTAAAAAAAAAATTATGAACATCAACAAAATAGCAATAGTCTTTATCTTTTGTTGTATTGGCCAAATTATATGTGCCCATACGGGAGGACATGGCTCCGAACTTAGAAATTGGAGTATTGTTGGGGAACAAGGAAGCGTTTTCCAAGCCTCCTTTTTATTGTATAAGAACGATATGGTATTTTTTGAGAACAGGGAAGGCGAAATTCTCAAATATCCCTTCTCTTCATTAGCTTTTAAAGACCAAAACCATGTTCTTGAAAGACATAGCGGAATAGCATCCTTAAATCTTCAAAACCCATC
The sequence above is a segment of the Muricauda sp. SCSIO 64092 genome. Coding sequences within it:
- a CDS encoding sensor histidine kinase, producing MVFFQVPQGESVIFDYSNLARIIKRICCFLLLLTLSLSAQEGDLTDTVDSLKQKIHESKGGERLMWMDSLTRLIGDRKDFKYDSIARSTIDYALELDSTRLALEHANLLVIYNWQELRKPEQALDLFNHLKERVPDDRHFLEWSKLYREGGRNYTMLNRLDEALDSYERAYSYALQADNRTQMGIVKNSIGQVLSVMGDFQGAATALQESYQILSVSDLEIAWRPKGSLAILYSQNGLQEEAKKMRLEIIEEARGYKSIKNKNEVLNGQFFNQAFDEMLNGSQSERIRYLDSTRVYAFKTEYKFHKLQVLVGQLSAYAENGMLEKAEEAKKELEERKKNGGFFEVDEYHLAMAHYEFAKGNYKSAAILGEQEYDKVKNSPYYEGIYMAHGFLSKVYDRLGDMERAYTHFKDYHRIKDSIETVQKANGFSFYQALYEAEKKDSEIDSQKSEIALLNARNNAKNMWIIFGGLGALAVFSIVYLWRIQYFIRRKQQIQAQFSRNLIKGQEGERTRVARELHDGVGQKLMLLAKRTKLSGDSETTALALDILEELRSVSRHLHPATLEKLGFSGAVRAIIDDVDANTEIFFTHHIDDVDDLLSDEGSLHLYRMMQEILNNIVRHSGAKAASVNVERKVGTIEMVVKDNGKGFSFKEKLRDRSSLGMRTLLERAKIAGAKFHVESGTSLGTTISLVMPT
- a CDS encoding GDP-L-fucose synthase family protein, encoding MKKTSKIYVAGHCGFVGSAILKSLRGKGYENLITREHKRLNLVDSVATASFFKRERPEYVFLAAAKVGGILASNYHRANFIYENLMIQNNVIHQSYIHSVKKLLFLGSTCIYPKKTYQPIKEEYLLTGNLEYTHEPYAIAKIAGIKMCESYNIQYGTNFISAMPTNLYGPKDNFDLETCQILPAFLRKIHLGKLLENCDWDSIRADLNRRPIEGINGKANEKEIIGMMEKFGIRMDSNKSVKVEIGGNGKPLREFLWNGDMADACVFLMEHESFKGSFNITSSGGKQMLPQSTSDHDSGEIRNTHINIGTGKEISIAKLAKTITQVLDFKGSLVFNTSGLDGASRKITDVTKLNSLGWKHKVELNKGIEQLYQWYKATIEGTS
- a CDS encoding response regulator, which codes for MKDVSIIIADDHPLLLKGLYEELIANDYNVVGQASDGMNALKLILQYRPTLALIDIDMPFLSGFEVVKMAKEKGIPTNFIVLSFHKEVSYLCQAKALQINGYLLKEDSFFEIERCIHAVAKNQTYFSPSLDSLTLHSANDELKKLTLLTSSEVTILKLVAKQASNINIADHLCVSVRTVEKHRSNIIAKLALENSTNTLTHWAITNQKVIQEL
- a CDS encoding type IX secretion system membrane protein PorP/SprF, with amino-acid sequence MKAKINRSLLVLAFIGLFTHHSRGQQDPQYTQYLYNHNIVNPAYILSEGGRLNAGLLYRAQWVGVEGSPRIINAFGQFRLNERMQLGLSLVRDDIGSGALLEDNLYADYAYILPMGGESSLSLGLKAGFTFFNSDFTGISFDENTIDPTFLDPTSEVFPNIGAGMYYTNKNFYVGFSALNLLNARHLDQSEGVVNRGREEVHYYLTSGYTFDMLPSVFSLRPSVLARGVRGAPMILDLNLNVVLYDRFEVGMGYRTSESFLSMINFRLSPRLRVGYAHDHTVNNLGGFGSSSHEVFLLFNIDFKGSADSEPPLDAIDERP